The genomic interval TAAGACAAATTGAACAGCGTTTAAACGTTGATATTTATAATCGAGGGAACCATTTTGAAATTACAGGGCTTGAAACCGCTATTAAAGCCGCTAGTGTGATTATTAAAAATTTATTTATGGCTACTGAACATGAACAAATCACTCCAGAACAAATACATTTAGCTATGCAAGACGCAACCGTTGACCAACTACTTGACCTCTCTCCCAAAGAAAATACATCCGAGTTCGTCACCATTAAAACAAAAATGGGTCTGATCAAAGGACGAGGGGGGAATCAACAACATTATTTAAAAAAAATCCAAACGTATGATATAAATTTTGGGGTCGGGCCTGCGGGAACAGGTAAAACCTACCTTGCTGTTGCCTGTGCGGTTGAAGCCTTACAAACCGAACAAGTTAGACGCATCATCCTCGTTCGACCTGCGGTTGAAGCGGGTGAAAAGTTAGGCTTTTTACCAGGGGATCTTGCCCAAAAAGTTGACCCTTATTTACGCCCTTTATATGATGCCTTATATGAAATGTTAGGCGTTGAACGCGTTGATAAATTACTGGAGCGTAAAATAATTGAAATCGCCCCTTTAGCTTTTATGCGTGGTCGAACACTCAATGATTCCTTCATTATTTTAGATGAAGCTCAGAATACAACCACAGAACAAATCAAAATGTTTTTAACCCGTGTTGGCTTTGGGTCAACCGCTGTGGTCACGGGTGACATTACTCAAATTGACCTCCCTAAAGATAAACTTTCAGGCTTAAAACATGTCTTAAATGTGCTTCATGATGTAGAAGGTGTGAGCTTTACAACCTTTAGTGTTCGTGATGTCGTCAGACATCCTTTAGTACAACGGATTGTGGCCGCGTATGAAGCCTACGAACAAAAAAAGTCATAAGCCTTTAATGACTCAAATTGATCTTCAAATTGCATCAACGGCTAAAAACTTACCCACCGAAATGCACTTTCAAACCTGGGTTGATAATGTTTTAAACGACTCATCGGAGTTAGTGATACGCCTCGTTGATGTCTCTGAAAGTGCGGAACTTAATCAACGTTATCGACATAAACAAGGAGCCACTAATATTTTAAGCTTCCCCTTTGAAGCCCCTGAAATGGTCACCACCTCATTATTAGGCGATTTGGTCATTTGCGTCCCCCTTATTGAACAACAAGCGTTGCAACAACATAAGCCGTTGCTCAATCATTGGGCGCATATAGTTATTCATGGGACGTTACATTTATGCGGCTACGATCATGAAAATAAAGCCGATGCGGATGAAATGGAAACCAAAGAAATTAACCTTTTAAAAAAATTATCTATTCCGAACCCTTATCAAGAACACACTCCCTTATGAACGATAAACCTCCCAGGAACACTAGCTCGCAAAAAGGCTGGCTGAGTAAAATAGCCCAACTTTTAGGAGGCGACATTCAAGATCAAACTGAATTGTTAGAAATATTAAAAGACGCGCGCGAAAAACATCTTTTAGATGCAGAAGGGTTATCCATGATGGAGGGGGTCTTACATGTCGCTGAAATGCGCGTACGAGATATTATGATCCCGCGTACACAAATGGTGGTGGTTTCCAAAAATATTGAGTTGGAAGCTGTTTATCCCTTAGTCACCGAATCCTCTCACTCACGATTCCCTGTTATTGAGGATGACCGTAGTGAAGTTATTGGGGTCTTAATGGCCAAAGATTTACTCGCCTATATTGTCAATAATAAACACTTAACCGTTGAAGACATTATGCGCCCTGCCAATATTGTCCCTGAAAGTAAACGCCTGAATGTCTTACTTAGAGAGTTTCGAACGGAACGTAATCACATGGCCATTGTCGTTGATGAATATGGTATGGCCGCAGGTTTAGTCACCATTGAAGATGTTCTCGAACAAATTGTCGGGGATATTGAAGATGAACATGATGTTGATGAGAATACTGATTTTATAGTGCAGCGGGATAAGCATGAATATATTTTAAAAGGCTTAACTCCTATCGCGCATTTTAACGAAAAATTTTCAACCCATTTATACGATGATGAATTTGATACCATTGGCGGCTTCATTGTTCATAAACTCGAATGCTTTCCTAAAAAAGGGGAAAAATTAAACGTGGGTAACTTTCGTTTTGAAGTCTTACGAGCCGATAGTCGGCACTTACATTTAATCAAATTAAAAGTAAAAAAAATAATAAAAGATAACACTTAGCTTTCATAATATTTTAAGATGACCCACTGGGTGTGAAAATACCCATTTACCCTAGCTCCACTGATACAAAGGAAAAAAAATGAAATCATTGATTACCCCTCTAATTGTAAGTGTCCTTGTAATCGCATCGCCTGCGACTGTTTATGCTAACTCTTATTCTGAGGATAAGCTTAACGAAGTCATTGCGGTTGACGATGCTGACTGTAACGATGAAGTTAACATTAGAGAATTTACCCAGACTAAAAACCAGTATGACCAAAATAAAGATGGCTATATTACTGCAAATGAAGTCAGAACAGAATTAGTCGAAAATTTGGGGGAAACGGTTACAGAATTAAAAAAACATAACATTTCTGAAAATAATATTAATAAAACCGTTACCAGTGAACTCAAAGGTATTAACAAAAAATCGGCCGCTATTATTAAAAAAATGGATACCGATAAAGATGGTTTAGTTGAGCCTGAAGAACTTGAGAATTTTCAAGAAAAACAATTTGGAAATCTTGATCGTAATAGAGACGGCGTTATTTCTAAATCAGACAAAAAAACTAAAAAATCAATCTCAAAAGGTGGATTTGGCTTTCGTTATAACCGCTAAATCATAACAATCGACACGATAACCCAACAGTGCGTTTAATCACATCGCCCCGTTGGGTTATATCTAATCTTCCTTCCTACTATAAAAAATAAAACGCTTTATTATTGCTTAAATTGCACCCCATATAAACGCGCATAAGCCCCTTGTTTTTCTAATAAGGTTTGGTGGGTTCCTCGCTCTACAATTTCACCCTCATCAATCACTAAAATCAAATCAGCATGTTCAATGGTTGATAAACGATGAGCAATCACTAATGAGGTTCGTCCTTGCATCACTTCTGTTAATGCCTGTTGAATGTGGCGTTCAGACTCGGCATCTAAAGCCGAAGTCGCTTCATCTAAAATCAATACGGGGGCATCTTTTAATAACGCCCGCGCAATGGCTAAGCGTTGTTTTTGTCCCCCTGATAATTTAACCCCATTTTCACCAATTTTAGTTTCAAAGCCTTTATCCATTTTAGTGATAAACTCGAAGGCATACGCACGTTTAACCGCTTGTGTAATTTCATCCTCGGTTGCATCCGCTAAGGCCCCATAAGCAATATTATTACTCACACTGTCATTAAACAACGTGACCTGCTGAGTCACCAGCGCAATTTGTTGCCTTAAATTATCAAGTTGATAGTCATCAATACTCACCCCATCTAATAATATTTTACCTTTTTGAGGGGAGTAAAACCGCAGAGCTAAATTCGTTACCGTACTTTTACCGCCCCCCGATGCACCGACTAGCGCAACGGTTTGTCCTTGTTTAACTTTAAAGCTAATGTTTTTTAACGCTAATTCTTGACTATTAGGGTATGAAAAACTCACATTCTTAAATTCTATCACCCCATTCGCCCTCTCAACGCGGTAGCTTCCCTTATCAACTTCTTCCTCTTCATCAAGCACTGCAAATAAGCTTTCTGCCGCTGCAATGCCTTTTTGAATATTACTATTCGCCTCACTCAACTGGCGTACAGGTTTAGGGAGAAAGAAAGCAGCGGTTAAATAACTGACAAACTCGCCCGCACTGGCATCTTCCATAATATACAACGCGAGATACATCAGCGATGATAAAGAAATACCAATGAGCAACTGTAAGAGTGGATTATGAATCGCCATTGTCGTCGCTAATTTTAAACTTTGCCGCCGATTAAAATCACTCCCCGTAAAAAAACGCTGCTTTTCATAGTCTTTGCCCGAATAACTACGAACCACACGATGTCCGTTAACCATTTCCGAAGTAATATGCGAGATATTACCAACAGACTCTTGAATTAATTTACTCAATCGCCGTAACCGTTTACTCACATAAGCCACCATCCATACAATAATCGGCGATACACACATAAACACTAACGACAATTGCCATTGACTGTAAAATAAATAAATTAACAAACCAATCACCGTTAAGCCTTCGCGGACAAAGGTACGTACCGCATCGGTGGTTGCTTGAGTCACTTCATTCACATTATGTGTAATCAGTGACATTAAATAACCACTGTTTTTAGAATCAAAATAAGCCGTGGGTAATTGCGTATACTTATTAAAAATATGGCAACGTAAGGTATGAATAACATTTGTAGAAACTTTAGCTAAAAAATACGTGCCTAAATACGTTCCGATCCCTCTAACAATGATAATTAACAATAAAAAAGCAGGGAGCATCATCATCGCTTCTTTATTTTTAGATTGTAACGTGTCAACAATATATTGAATTAAAGCGGCAAATAAGGGTTGCGTTGCGGCATAGGTTAAATAGCCAAAAACACTAATCGTAAATGCCTTCCAAAACGGTAAAACATAACTAAAGAGACGCTGATAACTTTTAACAGCACTTTCGGTACTTTCTATATTTTCTGTATTTTTGGGCTTTGATTTCGCCATTATGAATCCATTTGTTAATTTTTTTACACGCAAAATGCCTGCTTACTAAAAGTTAAGTGTAAACTAAAATACTGTTAAATTATTTGTTTATTCGCTCACTTTTATGAACCCACAAAAACGTCACACTATTTTTGAACGTCTTGCGATTGCCATTCCAGAACCAACCACCGAATTAAATTACCAAAGTCACTTTGAATTATTAATCGCCGTTGTTTTATCGGCACAATCAACCGATAAAGGGGTTAATAAAGCGACCGCTAAATTATTTGCGGTGGCAAATACCCCTCAAGCTATTTATGATTTGGGCTTGGATAGACTAAAAAATCATATAAAAACCATTGGCTTATACAATAATAAAGCGGCCAATATTATAAAACTCTGTCAGACCTTATTAACCCAACACCAAGGGGAAGTCCCAACGACCCGTGAAGCCTTAGAAGCCTTAGCAGGGGTCGGTCGAAAAACAGCCAATGTTATTTTAAATACTGCTTTTGGACAACCCACAATCGCAGTCGATACTCATATTTTTAGAGTGTCTAATCGGATTCCGTTAGCAACAGGCAAAAATGTCTTAGAAGTTGAAAAAAAACTTGAAAAAAACGTTCCAAAAAAATATAAACACGATGCCCACCACTTGCTTATTTTGCATGGTCGTTATACTTGCATTGCTAGAAAGCCACGCTGTCAAAGCTGTGTTATTAGTGACTTATGTGAATATAAGGAAAAAATAATAGATTAAGATAGTCATTAAAGCATCATATAAGGTACAATTAACCAGCATACTTTGAGAGCTTGAAGTAGCCTGTCAAGTAATAATAATAACGCACTTGGCTTAAATTAATCTTAGTACTAACAACCAATTTGAGAGATATTTATGAAAAAATTAAAAGCATCTATTGTAACAACAGCGGTTATTTCTGCTTTCGGCGCAACCACAGCAGCCCATGCTGAAGCCAACCCATTTTCAGTAACAGAGTTATCTGAAGGCTATATGCAGCTTGCAGCAGCCGATACAAAAGCGACAACACCGGCTAAAAATGTAAAATCTAAAAAAGCAGATGGTGCCTGCGGTGAAGGTAAGTGCGGCAACATGATGGAAGATGGAAAAATGAAAAAAGGTCAGGAAGCCAAATGTGGTGAAATGATGAAAGGCAAGGAAGGCAAATGTGGAATGAAAAAAAAGAAAGATTGTAAAGGTAAAGGTAAAGCCAAAGAAGGTAAATGCGGCGACATGATGAAAGGCAAGGAAGGCAAATGTGGCATGGATAAAAAAGCAGGTGCTAACGCTAAAGAAGGTAAATGTGGTGAAGGCAAATGCGGCGGCATGATGAAAGATGGCAAAATGAAAAAAGGCCAAGAAGCAGCATGTGGCGAAATGATGAAAGGTAAAGAAGGTAAATGTGGTATGGATAAAAAAGCAGCTGATGTAAAAGCTACTGATAAAAAAACAGATAAAAAATAATCTTTACTACAGGATAGCTAAACCTTAGTTATCTTTTCTTAAGATAGCGGCAAATAGTCGATAAGATTATTTGCCGCCCTAATTAAAAAGGTGTTCAGATGGACACAACTCTCAACCTTGTTCAAGGTTCAGGTCTTGGTCTAAGACGTTCGTTCTTAACGGACATTATCAATAACCCCGTCTCTGATGTCGATTTTTATGAAGTGGCTCCCGAAAACTGGATTACCCTCGGCGGTAAATTAGGGAAACAATTTCGAGCAATGACCGAGCGTTATGATTTTGTATGTCACGGTTTATCACTCTCTATTGGAAGTAGTGATCCTTTAGATGAAGTTTTTGTCGGTCAAGTCAAAGACTTTATGAAAACCCATCAAATAAAATTTTACAGCGAACATTTAAGTTATTGCAGTTCTGAAGGCCATTTATACGATTTAATGCCGATTCCGTTTACCAGCGAAGCCGTCACCCATGTGGCGAATCGAATTAAACGAGTACAAGACATCTTAGAACAAAAAATAGCCATTGAAAACGTTTCTTATTATGCTGAACCTGGCAAAGAAATGAATGAAATTGATTTTTTTAATGCGGTTGTTACCGAAGCGGATTGTGATATCTTACTGGATATTAATAATATCTACGTTAATAGTGTTAATCACGGCTATGATGCTGAAAACTTTTTAAAAGCGATTCCTGCCAAACGCATCGCTTATGCTCATATTGCAGGGCATTACGTTGAAGCGGATGATTTTTTAGTCGATACGCATGGAGCAACGATTATTGATCCTGTTTGGAAACTGTTAGGTAAAGCCTACGAATTATATGGCGTTTTTCCTACCTTATTAGAGCGTGATTTTAATATTCCCGCCTTAGATGAATTAGTTAAAGAAGTACAGACGATTAAAACAATACAAAATTCGTGGAGTGTCGAGCATGACCGATTGCTTGCCTAGTCGTCAAGGTGTAGATTTTAAAGCGACACAGCTTGCGTTTGCGGCCTATATTAAAGATCCCTTTAATAATCCAGCCCCAGCCGATGTCAAACCGCAACGGATGAATATCTACCGAGAATTATTTTTTAATAATGTTTCGGGGTTTTTAAGTAGTAATTTTCCCGTTTTAAATAAAATTTTAACCGAAGCCCAATGGCTTGAACTCGCTCAAGACTTCTTTGCAAACCATCGAAGTGAATCGCCTTATTTTTCTGAAATCCCTGAAGAATTTTTAGCCTATTTACAAGATGAGCGGAATAATCCGAATGATTATCCCTTTATGCTGGAGCTGGCTCATTATGAATGGGTTGAAATGGCCTTATCCATCGCCACAGACTCATTACCCGCTTTGGTTGAATGCGATCATGACAATTTATTACACCAATCACTGAGACTCTCTCCCTTAGCGTGGTCTTTGGCTTACCAATATCCTGTTCAGAAAATATCCCCTGATTTTTTACCCCTAGAACCTCCAGCACAAGCCACGTATTTAATCGTTTATCGTGATTGGGAGGATGATGTCCACTTTATTCAAACCACCCCCGTTACCTTTCGATTATTACAGTTATTAGACGAAGATTCAACGCTTTTAGTCGATGCGTGTTTACAGAAAATTGGCCTAGAAATGAACCTAACTAATATCGATAGCTTAGTAAACAATGGGCTTGAGACCCTTAAAAGTTTAATTAGAAAAGGAATTCTTTTTATAGAAAAGTAAGAAAATCAGGCATCCTTCATTTAACTAAGTAGGGCTACCAACTTAAGACGGGACACGGTTAAGCCCAATTTGCCCCGTCTTAAGTTGGTAGCCAAAAGTAAGAAAATCATAAAAAATATTCTTTATCTAATCTTTTTTAAAGAAAGACTGAATTTTTTGTTAGGTAATCGGAGTGCAATGCTTTGTTACATAATAATTTTCTTAAAATGCGAACAAAATAACAGACGGCGCGCATTAAATAATATAGTCTTAAGAGCAATACCTTCGCCAAATATATAGAGTAAGGAACGCCATTTTAATAATACCCGAAACTACACATTGGTTTACGCAATAAAACATATAAATCATGAAGAACATGAAGTTTTAATGATTTTTCTTCATGAACTTCATGTTCTTCATGGTAAAAATATATTTTAAGTTTCGGGTATTATTTAGTTCTCATTCCTAAGTTGAAATGTCATTTTAAAAATTTGTAACCGATTGATTTTATTAGACCTAAAATATTATATTTTGGAAGATTTTGGCTCAAAATTCAAATTGGCGAAAGTCTTGTAAAAGATATTCCGCCTTAATTAAAATTATTGAGCCGATTTAATTTCTGACGTTAAAACAGCTTTGGGTTGCTCTACATTTTTATCTTAACCCTTTTATTATCCTTCTAAGTTTAATTTATCACCCTGAATAATTGTTGTTATAAAGGGGTATAACCTATGTTAAAAAATCTATTGTTTACAGTAATTATTAATTTTTTTTTAATTACACTTTGTTACGCCGCCCCCGCTCCTCAAGAAATTAATTTTTTTGTTAAAGAATTTTATATTCAAGGAGAGAGTCCTCTAACAATAGAAAAAATAAATGATTTTTTAAAGCCCTACCAAAATCAACACTATACCTTAGAACGATTAAATCAAGTTGCAAGTGCCTTAGAAGAACGTATTCGTACTGGAGGTTATTCTTTTTATCGCATTATATTACCGCCTCAAACACTCACGGATGAAAAGATTCAATTAAAAATTATTTCATTTGTCGTCAATCGCATTAATATAAAAGGCAATAAAGAATTTAGCCAGACCAATATTTTAAGCAGTGTCCCCCCTTTGATACAAGGACAATCCCCTAATACCGACACGCTTTCAGATGCCCTTAAACTATCAAACCGTCATCCGTTTAAAAAAATAAAAGTCACCTTTAAGCAAAGTGAGAATGACTCCGATAAAATTGATGCCACGATTACGGTCAAGGAAAAACGCCCTTACCAAGCATTTTTAATTTTTAATAACACGGGAACCAATAAAACAGGACAGTTTAGAGTTACAGCCGCCCTACAACACGGTAATTTATGGGGTCTTGACCATCAAATGAGTGTCAGCTATACCACATCACCCGATCATATTGATACCGTCAAACAATATGGGGTTAATTACAGTTTACCCTTGTACCGATTAAAGGGAATATTAAGTACTTATTATGCGTTTTCTGATGTTGACAATGGCATTATTGCTAACGATTTTTCAGTGACAGGCTCTGGAGAAATGTATGGATTACATTATCAACAGTTTCTACCGCGATGGGGGTTATATGAACATTCTATGGGAATAGGCATCGACAATCGTTTTTTTATTAATGATGTTAAGTTTTTAGAAACCCCGATTGGCAATAGCATTCGTAGTGTTCCGATCAGTCTTTTATATAAAGGCGAGTACCCGTGGAAAAATGCCAAAATTGATTTTCATCTGCAGTGGGTAGGTAATACAGGCTGGGGCGGCCATAATCGCGATAGCCATTACCAGGAATCACGCTTCAATGCCCAACACGATTGGCATTTATTTCGTTATGGGGCGAATGTAAGTACAAATTTTAAAGAATGGTTATTTAAAGTAAGTTTAACTGGCCAATACAGTGATGAACCCATTATTTCAGG from Methylococcales bacterium carries:
- the msbA gene encoding lipid A export permease/ATP-binding protein MsbA — protein: MAKSKPKNTENIESTESAVKSYQRLFSYVLPFWKAFTISVFGYLTYAATQPLFAALIQYIVDTLQSKNKEAMMMLPAFLLLIIIVRGIGTYLGTYFLAKVSTNVIHTLRCHIFNKYTQLPTAYFDSKNSGYLMSLITHNVNEVTQATTDAVRTFVREGLTVIGLLIYLFYSQWQLSLVFMCVSPIIVWMVAYVSKRLRRLSKLIQESVGNISHITSEMVNGHRVVRSYSGKDYEKQRFFTGSDFNRRQSLKLATTMAIHNPLLQLLIGISLSSLMYLALYIMEDASAGEFVSYLTAAFFLPKPVRQLSEANSNIQKGIAAAESLFAVLDEEEEVDKGSYRVERANGVIEFKNVSFSYPNSQELALKNISFKVKQGQTVALVGASGGGKSTVTNLALRFYSPQKGKILLDGVSIDDYQLDNLRQQIALVTQQVTLFNDSVSNNIAYGALADATEDEITQAVKRAYAFEFITKMDKGFETKIGENGVKLSGGQKQRLAIARALLKDAPVLILDEATSALDAESERHIQQALTEVMQGRTSLVIAHRLSTIEHADLILVIDEGEIVERGTHQTLLEKQGAYARLYGVQFKQ
- the ybeY gene encoding rRNA maturation RNase YbeY, whose amino-acid sequence is MTQIDLQIASTAKNLPTEMHFQTWVDNVLNDSSELVIRLVDVSESAELNQRYRHKQGATNILSFPFEAPEMVTTSLLGDLVICVPLIEQQALQQHKPLLNHWAHIVIHGTLHLCGYDHENKADADEMETKEINLLKKLSIPNPYQEHTPL
- a CDS encoding PhoH family protein; protein product: MVDSVKSSHSFQLEPVDNKRFSNFCGERDQHLRQIEQRLNVDIYNRGNHFEITGLETAIKAASVIIKNLFMATEHEQITPEQIHLAMQDATVDQLLDLSPKENTSEFVTIKTKMGLIKGRGGNQQHYLKKIQTYDINFGVGPAGTGKTYLAVACAVEALQTEQVRRIILVRPAVEAGEKLGFLPGDLAQKVDPYLRPLYDALYEMLGVERVDKLLERKIIEIAPLAFMRGRTLNDSFIILDEAQNTTTEQIKMFLTRVGFGSTAVVTGDITQIDLPKDKLSGLKHVLNVLHDVEGVSFTTFSVRDVVRHPLVQRIVAAYEAYEQKKS
- a CDS encoding putative DNA-binding domain-containing protein; this encodes MTDCLPSRQGVDFKATQLAFAAYIKDPFNNPAPADVKPQRMNIYRELFFNNVSGFLSSNFPVLNKILTEAQWLELAQDFFANHRSESPYFSEIPEEFLAYLQDERNNPNDYPFMLELAHYEWVEMALSIATDSLPALVECDHDNLLHQSLRLSPLAWSLAYQYPVQKISPDFLPLEPPAQATYLIVYRDWEDDVHFIQTTPVTFRLLQLLDEDSTLLVDACLQKIGLEMNLTNIDSLVNNGLETLKSLIRKGILFIEK
- a CDS encoding transporter associated domain-containing protein, translated to MNDKPPRNTSSQKGWLSKIAQLLGGDIQDQTELLEILKDAREKHLLDAEGLSMMEGVLHVAEMRVRDIMIPRTQMVVVSKNIELEAVYPLVTESSHSRFPVIEDDRSEVIGVLMAKDLLAYIVNNKHLTVEDIMRPANIVPESKRLNVLLREFRTERNHMAIVVDEYGMAAGLVTIEDVLEQIVGDIEDEHDVDENTDFIVQRDKHEYILKGLTPIAHFNEKFSTHLYDDEFDTIGGFIVHKLECFPKKGEKLNVGNFRFEVLRADSRHLHLIKLKVKKIIKDNT
- a CDS encoding ShlB/FhaC/HecB family hemolysin secretion/activation protein; this translates as MLKNLLFTVIINFFLITLCYAAPAPQEINFFVKEFYIQGESPLTIEKINDFLKPYQNQHYTLERLNQVASALEERIRTGGYSFYRIILPPQTLTDEKIQLKIISFVVNRINIKGNKEFSQTNILSSVPPLIQGQSPNTDTLSDALKLSNRHPFKKIKVTFKQSENDSDKIDATITVKEKRPYQAFLIFNNTGTNKTGQFRVTAALQHGNLWGLDHQMSVSYTTSPDHIDTVKQYGVNYSLPLYRLKGILSTYYAFSDVDNGIIANDFSVTGSGEMYGLHYQQFLPRWGLYEHSMGIGIDNRFFINDVKFLETPIGNSIRSVPISLLYKGEYPWKNAKIDFHLQWVGNTGWGGHNRDSHYQESRFNAQHDWHLFRYGANVSTNFKEWLFKVSLTGQYSDEPIISGEQLGIGGRYSVRGYNERETSADSGQVVNLEVYTPHLYGVNLLAFYDYGYGHQQNVVEGEVKNWVLSSVGVGIRWQWKGTVFATLDLAHALDKNVQIEGTQRSTNSAHASLVFRF
- the nth gene encoding endonuclease III, whose amino-acid sequence is MNPQKRHTIFERLAIAIPEPTTELNYQSHFELLIAVVLSAQSTDKGVNKATAKLFAVANTPQAIYDLGLDRLKNHIKTIGLYNNKAANIIKLCQTLLTQHQGEVPTTREALEALAGVGRKTANVILNTAFGQPTIAVDTHIFRVSNRIPLATGKNVLEVEKKLEKNVPKKYKHDAHHLLILHGRYTCIARKPRCQSCVISDLCEYKEKIID
- a CDS encoding DUF692 domain-containing protein codes for the protein MDTTLNLVQGSGLGLRRSFLTDIINNPVSDVDFYEVAPENWITLGGKLGKQFRAMTERYDFVCHGLSLSIGSSDPLDEVFVGQVKDFMKTHQIKFYSEHLSYCSSEGHLYDLMPIPFTSEAVTHVANRIKRVQDILEQKIAIENVSYYAEPGKEMNEIDFFNAVVTEADCDILLDINNIYVNSVNHGYDAENFLKAIPAKRIAYAHIAGHYVEADDFLVDTHGATIIDPVWKLLGKAYELYGVFPTLLERDFNIPALDELVKEVQTIKTIQNSWSVEHDRLLA